A part of Denitratisoma oestradiolicum genomic DNA contains:
- a CDS encoding trans-sulfuration enzyme family protein, which produces MAENLTRGLATLAVHGSSQQDVYGSPYTPIYNTTTFAFPSTADLLDVVEGRAAGPLYTRYGLNPSIFALEETLAGLEGAELAWAFCSGMAAETALFLTHGRDGIVCVGDAYGGTLELLGTQLPLLGIKTHLILGHELERLDQLLAAGVKLVFFETPTNPALDIFDIRAIAARAHAHGARVAVDNTFASPVNQRPLELGADLVVHSATKFLGGHSDLTAGVLMGSKELLMPVWNWRKNLGSTISPETASLLSRSLRTLVVRVRQQNAAAQAVAEAMARHPGIARVFYPGLPEFSGHALAKAQMHGFGGMVTIEVKGDGDVAARVADRLGLFALAPSLGGAESLVTQPCTTTHHGLSAEERARRGISDAMLRLSIGLEDPADLIADLEQALR; this is translated from the coding sequence GTGGCTGAAAACTTGACTCGCGGCCTGGCAACCCTGGCCGTTCATGGCAGTTCCCAGCAGGATGTCTACGGCAGCCCTTACACGCCGATCTACAACACCACCACCTTTGCCTTTCCCTCCACCGCCGACCTGCTGGATGTAGTGGAGGGCAGGGCAGCGGGACCCCTCTATACCCGCTACGGCCTGAACCCCAGCATCTTCGCCCTGGAGGAGACTCTGGCCGGCTTGGAAGGGGCGGAGCTGGCCTGGGCCTTCTGTTCCGGCATGGCGGCGGAAACAGCCCTGTTCCTGACCCACGGCCGGGACGGCATCGTCTGTGTCGGCGATGCCTACGGCGGCACCCTGGAGCTGCTCGGGACACAGCTGCCCCTGCTGGGCATCAAGACCCATCTGATCCTCGGTCATGAACTGGAGCGCCTGGATCAACTGCTGGCCGCTGGCGTGAAGCTGGTTTTCTTCGAGACTCCGACCAATCCCGCCCTGGACATCTTCGATATCCGCGCCATTGCCGCCAGGGCCCATGCCCACGGCGCCCGGGTCGCGGTGGACAACACTTTCGCCTCTCCCGTCAATCAGCGCCCCCTGGAACTGGGTGCCGATCTGGTGGTGCATAGTGCCACCAAGTTCCTGGGTGGCCACAGCGATCTCACCGCCGGTGTACTCATGGGATCGAAGGAACTGCTGATGCCGGTCTGGAACTGGCGCAAGAACCTGGGCTCCACGATCTCCCCGGAGACCGCCTCGCTGCTTTCCCGCAGCCTGCGCACCCTGGTCGTCCGGGTCAGGCAGCAGAACGCAGCAGCCCAGGCCGTCGCCGAAGCCATGGCCAGGCATCCGGGGATCGCTCGGGTGTTCTATCCCGGCCTGCCCGAGTTTTCTGGACACGCCCTGGCGAAGGCGCAGATGCATGGCTTTGGCGGCATGGTGACCATAGAGGTGAAGGGGGATGGCGACGTCGCTGCCCGCGTCGCCGATCGCCTGGGCCTCTTTGCCCTGGCGCCCAGCCTGGGGGGAGCAGAAAGTCTGGTTACCCAACCTTGCACTACGACCCATCATGGCCTGTCCGCGGAAGAGCGCGCCCGACGCGGCATTTCGGACGCAATGCTGCGGCTCTCCATCGGACTGGAAGATCCGGCTGACCTGATCGCGGACCTGGAACAGGCCTTGCGGTGA